From Synechococcus sp. A10-1-5-1, a single genomic window includes:
- a CDS encoding AlpA family transcriptional regulator, which translates to MLTSAQFIRLPQVKEMTCLSKSSIYRLMDDGDFPKQVALGARSVVWVRAQVEDWCAEKVAAAFG; encoded by the coding sequence ATGCTTACCTCTGCTCAGTTTATCCGTCTTCCTCAGGTCAAGGAAATGACCTGCCTGTCGAAGTCATCTATCTACCGTCTGATGGATGACGGTGATTTTCCTAAGCAGGTTGCCTTAGGTGCTCGTTCTGTGGTCTGGGTTCGTGCCCAGGTTGAGGACTGGTGTGCCGAAAAGGTTGCTGCTGCTTTCGGTTGA
- a CDS encoding recombinase family protein, producing MGRKIGYGRTSTTHQKQGLDAQVQELKDAGCEEVFSERVSSTTTLDKRHQLRACLSVLRKGDILVVSKLDRLGRSQVEVINRLNELQQQGIHVKTLDGLIDTQALGKMAPLVVGLLTGLSEVERSLIQERSRESVEHRRRTGGNLGGRPKTSSKKETLVLRLRREGESYRSIKEQTGLALATITRIVKEQEVA from the coding sequence ATGGGACGGAAAATCGGATACGGGAGGACATCCACAACCCATCAGAAGCAGGGTTTGGATGCCCAGGTCCAAGAACTGAAGGACGCAGGATGCGAAGAGGTCTTCTCTGAACGGGTCAGCAGCACCACGACCCTGGACAAGAGGCACCAACTCCGTGCGTGTCTGTCTGTCCTCCGCAAAGGGGACATCCTTGTCGTCTCCAAGTTGGACCGACTGGGCAGGTCCCAGGTCGAAGTCATCAACCGTCTGAACGAACTCCAGCAGCAGGGGATCCATGTCAAAACTCTGGATGGACTAATCGACACCCAGGCACTTGGAAAGATGGCACCCCTCGTCGTGGGTCTCCTGACGGGTCTTTCAGAGGTGGAGAGGTCTCTCATCCAGGAACGCAGCAGAGAGTCCGTAGAGCACCGCAGAAGGACGGGAGGCAACCTCGGAGGCAGACCTAAGACCAGCAGCAAGAAGGAGACCCTTGTGCTGCGTCTGAGGAGGGAAGGGGAGTCCTACCGATCCATCAAGGAACAGACGGGTCTTGCCCTCGCAACCATCACCCGAATCGTCAAAGAACAGGAGGTCGCATGA
- a CDS encoding DEAD/DEAH box helicase, with the protein MASFDEFYESLPEDSNKRGEYFEKVFVPWFLRTDPEWSSQVQQVWLWDDYPHRWGKDCGIDLVYEDTQGKHWAVQSKCVSHDREISKAEIDSFLSESSDSRIHGRLLIASTDGIGKYAQQVIDRQEKQVVCFLLEHFKHSAVEFPSKPEDLSTGQRKEKRTPRPHQQEAIKNVVEGFQKEDRGQLLMACGTGKTLTSLWIMEALNAKRTLVLVPSLGLLSQTLREWTATSKEEFNWICVCSDKSVAKQDKTTDSMIERVSGLGVPVTSDPKDIQDFLEKEEGGVVFSTYQSSELVTESQKNPATPGFDITFADEAHRCTGKISSAFACVLDSERIRSDKRLFMTATPRVLSKQIKKKADDENIDLACMDDVSQFGEIFHQLNFSEAIHKELLSDYKVVIVGVDDPTVEAKILHREIVQTENELEIDTETLANHIALAKAIKDYDLSRLITFHSRVKSAKKFSEDHPSIQEWMPEDSKTSKILICSHASGEMPTKSRNLAINKLRHINDNEVGILTNARCLSEGVDVPTLDGIVFMDPKRSQVDIIQALGRAIRKSINKTDGYIILPVYLGDTKNIEESILQSRFQEIWKIILALKSQDDSLRVELDQLRVELGRNNYSKKPIQGPMKIIFDLPSRVSTSFSDSISTLLVQETTENWLEKYGNLVQHMEDNENSIPERSHHTLGPWCNTQRNWYKQGILTPERIQLLESINGWNWDPREEQWTLMLDKFREFNKPDNALSTDEIKKVKTWIGEQRTSYKRNKIPKYRIALLEEIDGWEWDSLSAEWEKKFARLAEYVEINGHARVPRSHPELGTFVEVNRRNYRINKIEPKRKQRLESLNGWVWNKKEEVWEETYTELKNYLNADKDNYPSPSHQTLGRWISAQRTAYRKGNLSQKRVKKLETIEKWCWDDNGRKEEDWMNRFTSLKNHLKKNPNSTPNMGIEEHAQWIRSQKRMKKENKLSESKINLLESLRDWKW; encoded by the coding sequence GTGGCATCCTTCGACGAGTTCTACGAGTCCCTGCCAGAAGACAGCAATAAGAGGGGTGAGTATTTCGAGAAGGTCTTCGTTCCCTGGTTCTTAAGGACAGACCCTGAATGGTCTTCACAGGTCCAGCAGGTCTGGTTGTGGGATGACTACCCCCACAGGTGGGGAAAGGATTGCGGAATCGATCTGGTCTATGAGGACACTCAGGGAAAACACTGGGCAGTTCAGAGCAAGTGCGTCTCCCATGATCGGGAAATCTCAAAAGCAGAGATCGACAGTTTCCTGAGTGAGTCAAGTGACTCCAGGATTCATGGACGACTGCTGATCGCATCAACCGATGGCATCGGCAAATACGCACAGCAGGTCATCGACAGACAGGAGAAGCAGGTCGTCTGCTTCCTCCTGGAGCACTTCAAGCATTCAGCAGTCGAGTTCCCCTCCAAACCAGAAGACCTCTCAACGGGTCAGAGGAAGGAGAAACGCACACCACGTCCTCACCAGCAAGAGGCAATCAAGAACGTCGTAGAGGGTTTCCAGAAGGAGGACAGGGGACAACTCCTGATGGCATGCGGGACAGGCAAGACCTTGACCTCTCTGTGGATCATGGAAGCACTGAATGCCAAACGCACTCTGGTTCTTGTGCCCTCATTGGGTCTGTTGTCTCAGACCCTGAGGGAGTGGACAGCAACCAGCAAGGAAGAGTTCAACTGGATCTGTGTCTGCTCCGACAAGTCAGTTGCAAAGCAGGACAAGACCACTGACAGCATGATCGAACGTGTCAGTGGTCTTGGTGTTCCTGTCACCAGTGATCCAAAGGACATCCAAGACTTTCTTGAAAAGGAAGAAGGTGGAGTGGTCTTCTCGACTTATCAGTCTTCAGAGTTAGTTACAGAGTCGCAAAAGAATCCAGCAACACCTGGGTTTGACATCACGTTTGCAGACGAAGCACATCGATGCACAGGAAAGATCTCAAGTGCTTTTGCTTGCGTCCTAGATAGTGAACGAATCAGATCTGACAAACGACTTTTCATGACTGCCACTCCAAGAGTGCTGTCGAAACAAATCAAGAAAAAAGCAGATGACGAGAATATTGATCTGGCATGCATGGATGACGTCTCGCAATTCGGAGAAATTTTCCATCAACTGAATTTCTCAGAGGCAATCCACAAGGAATTACTGAGTGACTACAAGGTGGTCATCGTTGGTGTGGACGACCCAACAGTCGAAGCAAAGATTCTCCACAGAGAAATCGTCCAGACAGAAAATGAGTTAGAGATCGATACCGAAACACTTGCCAATCACATTGCTCTCGCAAAGGCAATAAAAGACTACGACCTTAGTCGATTAATCACCTTCCACAGTCGAGTCAAATCGGCAAAGAAGTTCTCTGAAGACCACCCGTCTATCCAAGAATGGATGCCAGAAGACTCAAAGACCTCAAAAATATTAATTTGCTCTCATGCCTCAGGAGAAATGCCAACCAAGAGTCGAAATCTTGCGATCAACAAGTTAAGGCACATTAATGACAACGAAGTAGGGATCCTGACAAACGCAAGATGCCTATCAGAGGGTGTAGATGTCCCAACTCTGGATGGGATTGTCTTCATGGATCCCAAGAGGAGTCAGGTAGACATCATTCAGGCATTGGGTCGGGCAATCAGAAAGAGCATAAACAAAACAGACGGATACATAATCCTACCTGTCTACCTAGGGGATACCAAAAATATCGAGGAAAGTATTCTCCAGAGTCGTTTCCAAGAAATCTGGAAAATCATTCTCGCACTGAAGTCACAAGACGATTCACTTCGTGTGGAATTAGATCAGTTAAGAGTAGAACTAGGAAGAAACAATTACTCAAAAAAACCAATTCAAGGACCAATGAAAATTATTTTTGATTTGCCATCCAGGGTTTCGACAAGTTTCTCCGACTCAATATCAACACTCCTCGTTCAGGAAACAACTGAGAATTGGTTAGAGAAATATGGAAATCTAGTTCAGCACATGGAAGACAATGAGAATTCAATACCTGAAAGAAGTCATCACACACTTGGTCCTTGGTGCAATACTCAAAGAAATTGGTATAAACAAGGAATTCTTACCCCAGAAAGGATCCAACTTTTAGAATCAATCAATGGTTGGAACTGGGATCCCCGTGAAGAGCAATGGACACTCATGCTTGACAAATTCCGAGAATTCAACAAACCAGACAATGCACTTTCAACAGACGAGATCAAAAAAGTAAAAACCTGGATCGGAGAACAAAGAACCTCATACAAAAGAAACAAAATACCAAAATACCGAATAGCACTGCTTGAAGAGATTGACGGATGGGAATGGGATTCTTTGAGTGCAGAATGGGAAAAAAAGTTTGCAAGACTTGCGGAATATGTAGAAATCAACGGTCACGCAAGAGTGCCAAGGTCGCATCCAGAACTGGGCACTTTCGTCGAGGTGAACAGGAGAAACTATAGAATCAACAAAATCGAACCAAAAAGAAAGCAACGTCTTGAAAGTCTAAACGGATGGGTCTGGAACAAGAAAGAAGAAGTCTGGGAAGAAACATATACAGAATTAAAAAACTACCTTAATGCTGACAAAGACAATTACCCATCTCCTTCACACCAAACTCTAGGGAGATGGATCTCTGCGCAAAGAACTGCTTATAGGAAAGGCAATCTATCTCAAAAGAGAGTTAAAAAATTAGAGACAATAGAAAAATGGTGCTGGGACGACAACGGACGCAAGGAGGAAGATTGGATGAACCGTTTTACATCTCTAAAAAATCACCTCAAAAAGAATCCAAATTCAACACCAAACATGGGCATCGAAGAACATGCTCAATGGATCAGATCACAGAAAAGAATGAAAAAGGAAAACAAATTATCCGAATCAAAAATCAATTTATTGGAGTCATTAAGAGACTGGAAGTGGTAA
- a CDS encoding DUF1651 domain-containing protein → MYWWRVIMGDGWLKNPSDGWTYRFHRDEKSWLRDPRVFVDMGREMPDGSPALLKTRQHVRKEQAVGMWKDLVRRGWKQVPAVWGPDAEP, encoded by the coding sequence ATGTATTGGTGGAGGGTGATAATGGGAGATGGATGGTTGAAGAACCCGTCCGATGGATGGACGTACAGGTTCCACAGGGATGAAAAGAGTTGGTTGCGTGACCCCAGGGTTTTCGTGGATATGGGACGGGAGATGCCCGATGGATCACCAGCACTGCTTAAGACCCGTCAGCACGTCCGCAAGGAGCAAGCAGTGGGGATGTGGAAGGACTTAGTGCGTCGTGGGTGGAAGCAGGTTCCTGCTGTCTGGGGACCTGACGCAGAACCTTGA